A window of the Paralichthys olivaceus isolate ysfri-2021 chromosome 5, ASM2471397v2, whole genome shotgun sequence genome harbors these coding sequences:
- the hook2 gene encoding protein Hook homolog 2 isoform X1 codes for MSLDKAQLCDSLLTWLQTFQVPSCSSKYDLASGVAIAHVLNRIDPSWFNEAWLGRIKEESGANWRLKVSNLKKILKSMLEYYHDVLGHQVSDEHLPDVNLIGEMGDVTELGKLVQLVLGCAVSCEKKQEQIQQIMTLEESVQHVVMTAIQELLSKEPSSEPGSPETYGDFDYQSRKYYFLSEEADEKEDLSQRCQHLQHQLSAALEEKSALQAETRALKEKLNHRDSLDTSSTAITGKKLLLLQSQMEQLQEENYRLENSRDDMRVRGEILEREVVILQLRNEELTSLAHEAQALKDEMDILRHSSDRVNQLEALVETYKRKLEDLGDLRRQVRLLEERNTVYMQRTCELEEELRRANAVRNQLDTYKRQAHELHTKHSAEAMKAEKWQFEYKNLHDKYDALLKEKERLISERDTLRETNDELRCAQVQQRCLSGAGGLCDSGDTVGNLAAEIMPTELKETVVRLQSENKMLCVQEESYRQKLVEAQAELEEAQRCRNTLETQNRLNQQQISELRSQIEELQKALQEQDSKTEDAISSLLKKKLEEHLEKLHEAHSDLQKKREVIDDLEPKVDNSMAKKIDELQEILRKKDEDMKQMEERYKRYVEKAKTVIKTLDPKQQQVAATPEIQALKNQLTEKERRIHHLEHDYEKNRARHDQEEKLIISAWYNMGMALHQKVSGERLGHSNQAMSFLAQQRQATNARRGLMRHHPR; via the exons ATGAGTCTGGACAAAGCGCAGCTCTGTGACTCGCTGCTAACCTGG TTGCAGACGTTTCAGGTGCCATCGTGCAGCAGCAAGTATGACCTGGCAAGCGGAGTGGCCATTGCACATGTGCTGAACAGAAT AGACCCCTCTTGGTTTAATGAGGCATGGCTCGGCAGGATCAAGGAGGAGAGCGGGGCCAACTGGCGCCTCAAG GTCAGCAACTTGAAAAAGATTCTCAAGAGCATGCTGGAGTATTATCACGAT GTTCTTGGTCATCAGGTGTCAGATGAACACTTGCCAGATGTTAACCTCATAGGAGAGATGGGTGATGTCACTGAGCTGGGCAAGTTGGTGCAGCTTGTGCTGGGCTGTGCCGTCAGCTGTGAGAAAAAACAAG AGCAAATTCAGCAAATAATGACGCTGGAGGAATCAGTCCAGCACGTTGTGATGACAGCGATTCAAGAA ctcTTATCGAAGGAACCCTCCTCTGAACCAGGAAGCCCAGAGACCTACGGAGACTTTGACTACCAG tccAGGAAGTATTATTTCCTGAGTGAGGAGGCAGACGAGAAGGAGGATCTGAGCCAACGCTGTCAGCACCTGCAACATCAG TTGTCAGCGGCGCTGGAGGAGAAGTCGGCCCTTCAAGCGGAGACCCGCgctctgaaggagaagctgAACCACCGCGACTCTCTGGACACCTCGTCCACTGCCATCACTGgcaagaagctgctgctgctgcagagtcagaTGGAGCAGCTTCAGGAGGAGAACTACAg attggAGAACAGCAGAGATGACATGCGTGTGCGGGGAGAGATTTTGGAGCGGGAGGTGGTCATCCTGCAGCTTCGTAATGAAGAGCTCACCAGCCTGGCGCACGAGGCCCAAGCCCTCAAAGACGAGATGGATATTCTCAG GCATTCGTCTGACCGGGTGAACCAGCTTGAAGCGCTGGTGGAGACGTacaagaggaagctggaggatcTGGGAGACTTGCGCAGACAGGTGCGCCTCCTGGAGGAGCGCAACACCGTGTACATGCAGCGCACCTgcgagctggaggaggagctccgCCGAGCGAACGCTGTCCGCAACCAGCTGGACACCTACAAGAGACAG GCTCATGAGCTTCACACCAAGCACTCAGCAGAGGCCATGAAAGCTGAGAAGTGGCAGTTTGAGTACAAGAACCTTCACGACAAGTATGACGCACtgctgaaagagaaagaa CGTCTGATCTCGGAGAGAGACACGCTTCGGGAGACGAATGACGAGCTCAGGTGCGCACAGGTCCAGCAGAGGTGTCTCAGTGGAGCTG gAGGCTTGTGTGACAGTGGCGACACAGTTGGAAACctcgctgcagagatcatgccTACCGAGCTCAA GGAGACAGTCGTGCgtctgcagagtgaaaacaagaTGCTGTGCGTCCAGGAGGAGTCATACAGGCAGAAACTGGTGGAGGCGCAGGCCGAGCTGGAGGAAGCTCAGCGCTGCAGAAACACCCTGGAAACACAGAAcag gttgaaCCAGCAGCAGATCTCAGAGCTGCGTTCTCAAATCGAGGAGCTCCAGAAAGCGCTGCAGGAGCAGGACAGCAAGACTGAAGAT GCCATC TCCTCCTTATTGAAGAAGAAGCTTGAGGAGCATTT AGAGAAGCTCCATGAAGCTCATTCAGACCTTCAGAAGAAACGAGAGGTCATCGATGACCTGGAGCCCAAAGTGGACAACAGCA TGGCGAAGAAGATCGACGAACTCCAGGAAATCCTGCGGAAGAAGGACGAGGACATGAAGCAGATGGAGGAGCGGTACAAGCGCTACGTGGAGAAGGCGAAAACG GTGATCAAAACCCTGGATCCCAAGCAGCAGCAGGTCGCTGCCACTCCTGAAATCCAGGCTCTGAAGAACCAGCTGACGGAGAAGGAGCGAAGGATCCACCACCTGGAG
- the hook2 gene encoding protein Hook homolog 2 isoform X2 yields MSLDKAQLCDSLLTWLQTFQVPSCSSKYDLASGVAIAHVLNRIDPSWFNEAWLGRIKEESGANWRLKVSNLKKILKSMLEYYHDVLGHQVSDEHLPDVNLIGEMGDVTELGKLVQLVLGCAVSCEKKQEQIQQIMTLEESVQHVVMTAIQELLSKEPSSEPGSPETYGDFDYQSRKYYFLSEEADEKEDLSQRCQHLQHQLSAALEEKSALQAETRALKEKLNHRDSLDTSSTAITGKKLLLLQSQMEQLQEENYRLENSRDDMRVRGEILEREVVILQLRNEELTSLAHEAQALKDEMDILRHSSDRVNQLEALVETYKRKLEDLGDLRRQVRLLEERNTVYMQRTCELEEELRRANAVRNQLDTYKRQAHELHTKHSAEAMKAEKWQFEYKNLHDKYDALLKEKERLISERDTLRETNDELRCAQVQQRCLSGAGGLCDSGDTVGNLAAEIMPTELKETVVRLQSENKMLCVQEESYRQKLVEAQAELEEAQRCRNTLETQNRLNQQQISELRSQIEELQKALQEQDSKTEDSSLLKKKLEEHLEKLHEAHSDLQKKREVIDDLEPKVDNSMAKKIDELQEILRKKDEDMKQMEERYKRYVEKAKTVIKTLDPKQQQVAATPEIQALKNQLTEKERRIHHLEHDYEKNRARHDQEEKLIISAWYNMGMALHQKVSGERLGHSNQAMSFLAQQRQATNARRGLMRHHPR; encoded by the exons ATGAGTCTGGACAAAGCGCAGCTCTGTGACTCGCTGCTAACCTGG TTGCAGACGTTTCAGGTGCCATCGTGCAGCAGCAAGTATGACCTGGCAAGCGGAGTGGCCATTGCACATGTGCTGAACAGAAT AGACCCCTCTTGGTTTAATGAGGCATGGCTCGGCAGGATCAAGGAGGAGAGCGGGGCCAACTGGCGCCTCAAG GTCAGCAACTTGAAAAAGATTCTCAAGAGCATGCTGGAGTATTATCACGAT GTTCTTGGTCATCAGGTGTCAGATGAACACTTGCCAGATGTTAACCTCATAGGAGAGATGGGTGATGTCACTGAGCTGGGCAAGTTGGTGCAGCTTGTGCTGGGCTGTGCCGTCAGCTGTGAGAAAAAACAAG AGCAAATTCAGCAAATAATGACGCTGGAGGAATCAGTCCAGCACGTTGTGATGACAGCGATTCAAGAA ctcTTATCGAAGGAACCCTCCTCTGAACCAGGAAGCCCAGAGACCTACGGAGACTTTGACTACCAG tccAGGAAGTATTATTTCCTGAGTGAGGAGGCAGACGAGAAGGAGGATCTGAGCCAACGCTGTCAGCACCTGCAACATCAG TTGTCAGCGGCGCTGGAGGAGAAGTCGGCCCTTCAAGCGGAGACCCGCgctctgaaggagaagctgAACCACCGCGACTCTCTGGACACCTCGTCCACTGCCATCACTGgcaagaagctgctgctgctgcagagtcagaTGGAGCAGCTTCAGGAGGAGAACTACAg attggAGAACAGCAGAGATGACATGCGTGTGCGGGGAGAGATTTTGGAGCGGGAGGTGGTCATCCTGCAGCTTCGTAATGAAGAGCTCACCAGCCTGGCGCACGAGGCCCAAGCCCTCAAAGACGAGATGGATATTCTCAG GCATTCGTCTGACCGGGTGAACCAGCTTGAAGCGCTGGTGGAGACGTacaagaggaagctggaggatcTGGGAGACTTGCGCAGACAGGTGCGCCTCCTGGAGGAGCGCAACACCGTGTACATGCAGCGCACCTgcgagctggaggaggagctccgCCGAGCGAACGCTGTCCGCAACCAGCTGGACACCTACAAGAGACAG GCTCATGAGCTTCACACCAAGCACTCAGCAGAGGCCATGAAAGCTGAGAAGTGGCAGTTTGAGTACAAGAACCTTCACGACAAGTATGACGCACtgctgaaagagaaagaa CGTCTGATCTCGGAGAGAGACACGCTTCGGGAGACGAATGACGAGCTCAGGTGCGCACAGGTCCAGCAGAGGTGTCTCAGTGGAGCTG gAGGCTTGTGTGACAGTGGCGACACAGTTGGAAACctcgctgcagagatcatgccTACCGAGCTCAA GGAGACAGTCGTGCgtctgcagagtgaaaacaagaTGCTGTGCGTCCAGGAGGAGTCATACAGGCAGAAACTGGTGGAGGCGCAGGCCGAGCTGGAGGAAGCTCAGCGCTGCAGAAACACCCTGGAAACACAGAAcag gttgaaCCAGCAGCAGATCTCAGAGCTGCGTTCTCAAATCGAGGAGCTCCAGAAAGCGCTGCAGGAGCAGGACAGCAAGACTGAAGAT TCCTCCTTATTGAAGAAGAAGCTTGAGGAGCATTT AGAGAAGCTCCATGAAGCTCATTCAGACCTTCAGAAGAAACGAGAGGTCATCGATGACCTGGAGCCCAAAGTGGACAACAGCA TGGCGAAGAAGATCGACGAACTCCAGGAAATCCTGCGGAAGAAGGACGAGGACATGAAGCAGATGGAGGAGCGGTACAAGCGCTACGTGGAGAAGGCGAAAACG GTGATCAAAACCCTGGATCCCAAGCAGCAGCAGGTCGCTGCCACTCCTGAAATCCAGGCTCTGAAGAACCAGCTGACGGAGAAGGAGCGAAGGATCCACCACCTGGAG